One window from the genome of Salvelinus fontinalis isolate EN_2023a chromosome 3, ASM2944872v1, whole genome shotgun sequence encodes:
- the LOC129843740 gene encoding actin-associated protein FAM107A-like has product MGVTHGKKSEHHLQISPTRSRTPLKGTASAHAGLLSEQDGAQGQRAKDQEQGKSGGSPPQPESQEEEGRDFIIQTKKRLNLVSVSKSHQELHRELRMTHKRGPCLEVKPELQRVLEQRNWEQGLKQRREAEEEKKNRSPLQQELLKRHQRLGELERELKAQQEGLQSSPEFVRVKESLRRTTILDVGEKVV; this is encoded by the exons AGTGAACACCACCTCCAAATCTCTCCCACCAGAAGTAGAACACCTCTGAAGGGAACAG CCTCAGCCCACGCTGGCCTGCTGTCGGAACAGGATGGAGCGCAGGGTCAACGTGCAAAGGACCAAGAGCAGGGGAAATCAGGTGGATCACCACCTCAGCCAGAGAGTCAGGAAGAGGAGGGCAGAGATTTTATCATCCAGACCAAGAAGCGCCTCAACCTGGTCAGCGTCTCCAAGAGCCACCAGGAGCTCCACCGGGAGTTAAGGATGACACACAAGAG AGGTCCCTGTCTGGAGGTGAAGCCGGAGCTCCAGCGTGTTCTGGAACAGAGGAACTGGGAACAGGGGctgaaacagaggagagaggcagaggaggagaagaagaaccgGTCTCCTCTCCAACAGGAACTGCTCAAGAGGCACCAGAGGCTGGGGGAG CTGGAGAGGGAGCTAAAGGCACAGCAGGAGGGCCTGCAGAGTTCCCCAGAGTTCGTCAGAGTTAAAGAGAGCCTGAGACGCACCACCATACTGGATGTGGGAGAGAAGGTAGTTTAA